In Bradyrhizobium sp. CCBAU 051011, the following are encoded in one genomic region:
- a CDS encoding SDR family oxidoreductase yields MSDRLKGKRAFVTAAAVGIGRACAVAFAREGATVFATDIDEAKLAALKGEGIAEVARLDVRDSAAVAAMAKRAGQTDILLNAAGFVHHGTVLDCSDEDFDFSFDLNVKSMHRTIRAFLPAMLENGRGTIVNISSAAGVFKAAPNRYVYGATKAAVAALTRSVATDFIAKGIRCNCICPGTVETPSMLDRAAAAGPNGREMFIARQPMGRLGTAEEIASLAVYLASDESAFTTGVAHVIDGGWTL; encoded by the coding sequence ATGTCAGACCGCCTGAAGGGCAAGCGTGCTTTCGTCACCGCGGCCGCCGTCGGCATCGGCCGCGCCTGCGCGGTGGCTTTTGCGCGTGAAGGCGCAACCGTGTTCGCCACCGATATCGACGAGGCCAAGCTCGCCGCGCTCAAGGGCGAAGGGATCGCAGAAGTGGCCAGGCTCGACGTGCGCGACAGCGCAGCGGTCGCCGCCATGGCCAAACGCGCCGGCCAGACCGACATCCTGCTCAATGCCGCGGGCTTCGTGCATCACGGCACGGTGCTGGATTGCTCCGACGAAGACTTCGATTTTTCGTTCGACCTCAACGTCAAGTCGATGCACCGCACGATCCGCGCATTCCTGCCGGCCATGCTGGAAAATGGCCGCGGCACGATCGTGAACATCTCGTCCGCCGCCGGCGTCTTCAAGGCCGCGCCGAACCGCTACGTCTACGGCGCGACCAAGGCCGCGGTCGCCGCGCTGACGCGCTCGGTCGCCACCGACTTCATCGCCAAGGGTATCAGATGCAATTGCATCTGCCCCGGCACCGTCGAAACCCCGTCGATGCTCGATCGCGCGGCGGCTGCAGGTCCCAACGGCCGCGAGATGTTCATCGCGCGACAGCCGATGGGACGGCTCGGCACCGCCGAGGAGATCGCCTCGCTCGCCGTCTATCTCGCCAGCGATGAGAGTGCGTTCACGACGGGCGTCGCGCACGTCATCGACGGCGGCTGGACGTTGTAG
- a CDS encoding IlvD/Edd family dehydratase has protein sequence MKKNDNKTATNGKGRRLRSLEWFDNPHNPGMTALYLERYLNYGLTREELQSGKPIIGIAQTGNDLSPCNRHHLELAHRVREGIRAAGGIAMEFPTHPIQETGKRPTAALDRNLAYLGLVEVLFGYPLDGVVLTTGCDKTTPACLMAAATVNLPAIVLSGGPMLNGWFNGERTGSGTIVWKQRERLAAGEIDYNEFIEIVASSAPSVGHCNTMGTASTMNSLAEALGMSLPGCAAIPAPYRERGQIAYETGKRIVEMVWEDLKPSDILTRKAFENCIAVNSAIGGSTNAPIHINALARHIGVELSIDDWQKHGHDIPLLVNMQPAGFYLGEEYHRAGGVPAVVRELMAQKRIHEDAVTVNGRTIGENCREAPKPDGDVIWSYDKPLVKDAGFLVLRGNLFDSAIMKTSVISKEFRERYLVNPKDPNAFEGRAIVFEGPEDYHDRIDDPSLNIDEHCVLFIRGAGPIGYPGGAEVVNMQPPAALIKRGILSLPCIGDGRQSGTSGSPSILNASPEAAADGGLAILRTGDKVRIDLNKGDANILISSDELKKRRAELKDKGGFPYPANQTPWQEVYRSTVGQQATGACMELATRYQNIAGTVGVARDNH, from the coding sequence ATGAAAAAGAACGACAACAAGACTGCCACCAACGGTAAGGGCCGCAGGCTGCGTTCCCTCGAGTGGTTCGACAACCCGCACAATCCGGGCATGACGGCGCTCTATCTCGAGCGCTATCTGAATTACGGCCTGACCCGCGAGGAATTGCAGTCCGGCAAGCCTATCATCGGCATCGCCCAGACCGGCAATGACCTCTCGCCGTGCAACCGGCATCATCTCGAGCTGGCGCACCGGGTACGCGAAGGCATTCGCGCGGCCGGCGGCATCGCGATGGAATTTCCGACGCATCCGATCCAGGAGACCGGCAAGCGGCCGACGGCGGCGCTCGACCGCAACCTCGCCTATCTCGGCCTGGTCGAAGTGCTGTTCGGCTATCCGCTCGACGGCGTGGTGCTGACCACCGGGTGCGACAAGACCACGCCGGCCTGCCTGATGGCGGCGGCGACAGTCAATCTGCCCGCGATCGTGCTTTCCGGCGGCCCGATGCTGAACGGCTGGTTCAACGGAGAACGCACCGGGTCTGGCACCATCGTCTGGAAACAACGCGAGCGGCTTGCCGCCGGCGAGATCGACTACAACGAATTCATTGAAATTGTGGCCTCCTCGGCCCCATCGGTCGGCCATTGCAACACGATGGGCACGGCCTCGACGATGAATTCGTTGGCGGAAGCGCTCGGCATGTCATTGCCCGGATGCGCGGCGATCCCCGCGCCCTATCGCGAGCGCGGCCAGATCGCCTATGAGACGGGAAAACGGATCGTCGAGATGGTCTGGGAGGACCTCAAACCCTCCGACATCCTGACCCGCAAGGCGTTCGAGAACTGCATCGCTGTGAATTCGGCGATCGGTGGCTCGACCAACGCGCCGATCCACATCAACGCGCTGGCGCGGCATATCGGCGTGGAGCTCTCGATCGACGACTGGCAGAAGCACGGTCACGACATTCCGCTGCTGGTGAACATGCAGCCGGCCGGCTTCTATCTCGGCGAAGAATATCATCGCGCCGGCGGCGTGCCGGCGGTGGTGCGCGAATTGATGGCGCAGAAGCGGATCCATGAAGATGCCGTCACGGTCAACGGCCGCACCATCGGCGAGAACTGTCGCGAGGCGCCCAAGCCCGACGGCGACGTGATCTGGAGCTACGACAAGCCGCTGGTGAAGGACGCCGGCTTCCTGGTGCTGCGCGGCAACCTGTTCGATTCCGCGATCATGAAGACCAGCGTGATTTCTAAGGAATTCCGTGAGCGCTATCTGGTCAATCCGAAAGACCCGAATGCATTCGAAGGCCGCGCCATCGTATTCGAGGGACCGGAGGATTATCACGACCGGATTGACGATCCCTCGCTCAATATCGACGAGCACTGCGTGCTGTTCATCCGCGGCGCCGGGCCGATCGGCTATCCCGGCGGCGCCGAGGTCGTGAACATGCAGCCACCGGCGGCGCTGATCAAACGCGGTATTCTCTCGCTGCCCTGCATCGGCGACGGACGGCAGTCCGGCACGTCGGGTTCGCCCTCGATCCTCAACGCCTCGCCGGAAGCCGCCGCCGACGGCGGGCTGGCGATCCTGCGGACCGGCGACAAGGTTCGCATCGACCTCAACAAGGGCGACGCCAACATCCTGATATCAAGCGACGAATTGAAGAAGCGTCGCGCCGAATTGAAGGACAAGGGCGGCTTCCCCTACCCGGCCAACCAGACGCCGTGGCAGGAGGTTTATCGCTCGACCGTCGGCCAGCAGGCCACCGGCGCCTGCATGGAGCTCGCCACGCGCTATCAGAATATTGCCGGCACGGTCGGCGTGGCGCGGGATAATCATTAG